Proteins encoded by one window of Chondromyces crocatus:
- a CDS encoding DUF4215 domain-containing protein gives MACGGDDGDGSSTTSTSTNVGGGGQGGDGGQGGDGGQGGDGGQGGGTVEGCGNGAISGSEGCDDGNTNSGDGCSASCTVEEGYACSGEPSVCGPACGDGLIVGAEGCDDGNTTAGDGCSPTCTVEPGHTCSGEPSVCAAVCGDGLVAAGEGCDDGNTTAGDGCSPTCTVESGFTCSGEPSTCSTACGDGIVAASEACDDGNNTNNDGCSALCLVEPGYTCTNASGSPSQCTTTCGDGIVIAGVEACDDGNTMGGDGCSSSCTVEANYTCSNAPNMPSVCVAGCGNGIISGGEQCDDGNMVNGDGCSSSCTLEPGFTCAGVPSNCCFNEVEPNNSSATANGPLAVGAKVCAAITPAVDLDFFSFVLPTAGDITVETLLGSGLPGTCPSSIDTVIRLYGPDGTTEIANNDNKANGDFCSRIDPVSHPAVRNRPAGTYYVRVEDWGNDTTIASYRLSVKATVCGNGIVEGTEKCDGGPGCSATCQLASPGPGQSLATATPFPGCNITPNSNARVDVPSCFPQVGGVHWYSYSTGNGLLSLTANAAGAVALYNNVGEELGCFPDVTQAPLGSLTTAGGTVYVAVAVPTAINCLTFNQMPYTGVGKNATDINITFNTPPTFDYGMTVGNNAIYLGTSTEVYRFPKTGNSTSEEFGTDEGVQFSHLGYDLQYASGNLISASKSASASTSRLIRVYAESSNMWGPTSWDLTPSYPTSAPFYTITYDGAVLIGATRTTQGSVQFYSVSATSPGTPVSLGSNPTVGYVVGLAADSQYFYVAGVGSVGKGVFRISRANVTAPAVRIAKLETSTQHNSLVVDNTNNANYLYVRADGETHVVASPGGTAIHGGALSKLGTSSDFAMTYDPATNAIFFLESESAGVARIYRLQ, from the coding sequence ATGGCGTGCGGGGGCGATGATGGAGACGGTTCCTCCACGACCAGCACCAGCACCAACGTCGGAGGCGGCGGCCAGGGGGGTGACGGCGGCCAAGGGGGTGACGGAGGCCAGGGGGGTGACGGAGGCCAGGGGGGCGGGACCGTCGAAGGCTGCGGTAACGGCGCCATCTCTGGCTCCGAGGGCTGCGACGACGGAAACACGAACTCCGGCGATGGCTGCAGCGCCTCCTGTACGGTCGAGGAGGGATATGCATGCAGCGGCGAGCCGAGCGTGTGCGGCCCCGCCTGCGGCGACGGCCTGATCGTCGGCGCGGAGGGCTGTGACGACGGCAATACGACGGCGGGCGACGGCTGCAGCCCGACCTGCACGGTCGAGCCCGGGCACACCTGCAGTGGTGAGCCGAGCGTGTGCGCGGCCGTGTGTGGCGATGGTCTCGTGGCGGCCGGCGAGGGCTGCGACGACGGCAACACGACGGCGGGCGATGGCTGTAGCCCCACGTGCACGGTCGAGTCCGGTTTCACGTGCAGCGGCGAGCCGAGCACCTGCAGCACCGCGTGCGGCGACGGCATCGTCGCGGCGTCCGAAGCGTGCGACGACGGTAACAACACGAACAACGACGGCTGCAGCGCCCTGTGCCTGGTGGAGCCCGGCTACACCTGCACCAACGCCTCCGGCTCGCCCTCGCAATGCACCACGACGTGCGGCGATGGGATCGTGATCGCTGGCGTCGAGGCCTGCGACGACGGCAACACCATGGGTGGTGATGGATGCAGCTCCAGCTGCACCGTCGAAGCCAACTACACGTGCTCCAACGCGCCGAACATGCCGAGCGTGTGTGTCGCGGGCTGCGGCAACGGGATCATCTCCGGCGGCGAGCAGTGCGACGACGGCAACATGGTGAACGGCGACGGGTGCAGCTCCAGCTGCACGCTCGAGCCCGGCTTCACCTGCGCAGGTGTACCGAGCAACTGCTGCTTCAACGAGGTCGAGCCGAACAACTCGTCGGCAACCGCCAATGGTCCCCTCGCGGTCGGCGCGAAGGTTTGCGCCGCGATCACCCCCGCCGTCGACCTGGACTTCTTCTCGTTCGTCCTGCCGACGGCCGGTGACATCACCGTGGAGACCTTGCTGGGTTCGGGGCTCCCCGGCACCTGCCCGAGCAGCATCGATACGGTGATCCGCCTGTACGGGCCGGATGGCACCACCGAGATCGCCAACAACGACAACAAGGCGAACGGGGACTTCTGCTCGAGGATCGATCCGGTCTCGCACCCCGCCGTGCGCAACCGGCCTGCTGGGACGTACTACGTTCGGGTCGAGGACTGGGGGAACGACACGACGATCGCCTCCTACCGCCTCTCGGTGAAGGCCACCGTCTGCGGCAACGGGATCGTCGAGGGGACCGAGAAGTGCGACGGCGGCCCTGGCTGCAGCGCGACGTGCCAGCTCGCCTCTCCTGGTCCGGGACAGAGCCTGGCGACGGCGACGCCCTTCCCTGGCTGCAACATCACCCCGAACTCGAACGCGCGCGTCGACGTGCCGAGCTGCTTCCCGCAGGTCGGAGGGGTCCACTGGTACTCCTACAGCACCGGCAATGGCCTCCTCTCCCTCACCGCGAACGCCGCGGGAGCCGTGGCGCTCTACAACAACGTCGGTGAGGAGCTGGGCTGCTTCCCCGACGTGACCCAGGCGCCGCTCGGTTCGCTGACCACGGCGGGCGGGACGGTGTACGTCGCGGTGGCGGTGCCGACGGCCATCAACTGCCTGACGTTCAACCAGATGCCGTACACGGGCGTCGGCAAGAACGCGACCGACATCAACATCACGTTCAACACGCCGCCGACCTTCGACTACGGCATGACCGTGGGGAACAACGCGATCTACCTGGGGACGAGCACCGAGGTGTACAGGTTCCCCAAGACCGGCAACTCCACGTCCGAGGAGTTCGGTACGGACGAGGGCGTGCAGTTCAGCCACCTCGGCTATGACCTGCAGTACGCGAGCGGCAACCTGATCAGCGCCAGCAAGAGCGCCAGCGCGAGCACGAGCCGGCTGATCCGCGTGTACGCCGAATCGAGCAACATGTGGGGCCCGACGTCCTGGGATCTCACGCCCAGCTACCCCACGAGCGCGCCCTTCTACACCATCACCTACGATGGAGCGGTGCTCATCGGGGCAACGCGGACGACGCAGGGCAGCGTTCAGTTCTACTCGGTCTCTGCCACGTCACCGGGGACGCCGGTCTCGCTCGGCTCGAACCCCACCGTCGGGTACGTGGTCGGCCTCGCCGCCGACAGCCAGTACTTCTACGTGGCGGGTGTCGGGTCGGTCGGCAAGGGCGTGTTCCGGATCAGCCGCGCGAACGTCACGGCCCCGGCCGTGCGCATCGCGAAGCTCGAGACGAGCACGCAGCACAACTCGCTCGTGGTCGACAACACGAACAACGCCAACTACCTGTATGTGCGCGCAGACGGAGAGACGCACGTGGTCGCGAGCCCTGGCGGCACCGCGATCCACGGCGGCGCGCTGTCCAAGCTGGGAACGTCCAGCGACTTCGCGATGACCTACGATCCCGCGACGAACGCGATCTTCTTCCTCGAATCGGAGAGCGCCGGCGTCGCCCGGATCTACCGCCTCCAGTAG
- a CDS encoding class I SAM-dependent methyltransferase, translating into MPNRPEPWHDDDAFWKRTWSFQFDETRWKDLEQHVRGLIRLVPLRKNQEILDLCCGPGRVILPLASRGFRVTGVDITRPYLDHARKRAKERGLSCAFIHDDMRTYRAPRTYDVILNLFSSFGYFKDQRQNQKVLKNVHASLKPGGTFVLELRPREVYQRIFQPRDWDMKDGVVVLKNRRPNAAWTWLDSTWTLVEKGRPVTFDVSHQLYGKDDLFAMMSKAGFQDLKAYGHLDGRPFDEQAMNLVIVGTRA; encoded by the coding sequence ATGCCGAACCGGCCCGAGCCCTGGCACGACGACGACGCCTTCTGGAAGCGCACCTGGAGCTTCCAGTTCGACGAGACCCGCTGGAAGGATCTGGAGCAGCACGTCCGTGGGCTGATCCGCCTCGTTCCCCTGCGCAAGAACCAGGAGATCCTCGACCTCTGCTGTGGTCCGGGGCGCGTCATCCTCCCCCTCGCCAGCCGAGGCTTCCGAGTGACGGGCGTGGACATCACCAGGCCCTACCTGGACCACGCCAGGAAGCGCGCCAAGGAGCGCGGGCTCTCCTGCGCATTCATCCACGACGACATGCGCACCTACCGGGCCCCCCGCACGTACGACGTGATCCTGAACCTCTTCAGCTCCTTCGGGTACTTCAAGGACCAGCGCCAGAACCAGAAGGTGCTCAAGAACGTCCACGCCTCGCTGAAACCAGGCGGCACCTTCGTCCTGGAGCTGCGCCCGCGCGAGGTCTACCAGCGCATCTTCCAGCCCCGCGACTGGGACATGAAGGACGGCGTCGTCGTCCTGAAGAACCGGCGCCCCAACGCCGCATGGACCTGGCTCGACAGCACCTGGACCCTGGTCGAGAAGGGCCGCCCCGTCACGTTCGACGTCTCGCACCAGCTCTACGGGAAGGACGACCTCTTCGCGATGATGAGCAAGGCGGGATTCCAGGATCTGAAGGCCTACGGTCACCTGGACGGGCGCCCGTTCGATGAGCAAGCCATGAACCTGGTGATCGTCGGCACCCGCGCCTGA
- a CDS encoding thioredoxin family protein — MSTSAPRRRAALRFVGALSLAAVLTACRSEPTSPTPSEIPSASEPSEVPATPMPDPAVHATHAGSHVWFEGTPAQALARAKTEGKPSFVYWGAAWCPPCNELAADVFEHPRFPELMRDVVPVYLDGDTEEAQSWGEQLGLSAYPTVLLLNPEREELLRLNGALTITELETALRAALVRGHGFIEAVRRLEEGRVQPDDFHVLAHAAWELLPDTLWPQTRRLTALRQAATQCPTARVQERAQLAAHTLGLALMGRGTHALEPQIQAIRAEAQRYLDAIFVDPTAWRAARTFITMRATDVLQWLYGDMPRAPPAPGTTPSSSSPPAVETAHATAPAAPAMADEATLRQRWLEAAEALGKDENASRETRLWSVRPTLDIARREQPQGALSEPLRDRVEKAVQAAVLAAESRSERQAIVSGASYLLRHAGSPHRARALLIAESRRDATPWYYYTLLSALEQELGRMDEAHRWSAEARKSASGRATRLQWMANDIALNAERSGADQRAYLLALVDQYYTLATQLDDGFSGRNRSRAEQVARALAPHKQDRDVITMLARHRPRCSTLPEERRAFCERHFDALR; from the coding sequence ATGTCGACCAGCGCTCCCCGCCGTCGGGCAGCCCTGAGGTTCGTCGGTGCGCTCTCGCTCGCGGCGGTCCTCACCGCCTGCCGCTCCGAGCCGACGTCACCCACGCCGTCCGAGATCCCGAGCGCGTCAGAGCCCTCCGAAGTGCCCGCCACGCCGATGCCGGATCCGGCCGTGCACGCCACGCACGCCGGCTCCCACGTCTGGTTCGAAGGCACACCTGCGCAGGCGCTCGCCAGGGCGAAGACGGAAGGGAAGCCTTCCTTCGTGTACTGGGGCGCAGCGTGGTGCCCACCGTGCAACGAGCTGGCCGCCGACGTCTTCGAGCACCCCCGCTTTCCCGAACTCATGCGCGACGTGGTGCCGGTCTACCTCGACGGTGACACGGAAGAAGCCCAGAGCTGGGGTGAGCAACTCGGGCTGTCTGCGTACCCGACGGTCCTCTTGCTCAATCCGGAGCGAGAAGAGCTGCTCCGCTTGAATGGCGCGCTGACCATCACCGAGCTGGAGACGGCGCTCCGAGCCGCGCTCGTCCGAGGGCATGGCTTCATCGAGGCCGTACGGCGCCTCGAGGAAGGCCGGGTGCAGCCGGACGACTTCCATGTCCTCGCGCACGCCGCGTGGGAGCTGCTGCCCGACACGCTCTGGCCTCAGACGCGGCGTCTGACCGCGCTGCGGCAAGCCGCGACGCAGTGTCCCACCGCCCGCGTCCAGGAGCGCGCGCAGCTCGCGGCCCACACCCTGGGGCTGGCGCTGATGGGGCGCGGGACGCACGCGCTCGAGCCGCAAATCCAGGCCATCCGCGCCGAGGCGCAGCGCTACCTCGATGCCATCTTCGTCGATCCGACGGCGTGGCGAGCGGCCCGCACCTTCATCACGATGCGCGCCACGGACGTGCTCCAGTGGTTGTACGGGGACATGCCCCGGGCGCCGCCGGCTCCAGGTACCACGCCCTCATCGTCCTCTCCCCCTGCCGTGGAGACGGCACACGCCACGGCGCCGGCCGCCCCCGCGATGGCCGACGAGGCGACTCTCCGCCAGCGCTGGCTCGAGGCGGCCGAGGCGCTCGGGAAGGACGAGAACGCTTCGAGGGAGACCCGTCTCTGGTCGGTCCGTCCGACGCTGGACATCGCGCGCCGTGAGCAGCCGCAAGGGGCGCTCTCCGAGCCGTTGCGTGACCGCGTGGAGAAGGCCGTCCAGGCGGCGGTGCTGGCCGCAGAGAGCCGATCCGAACGTCAGGCGATCGTCTCCGGTGCCTCGTACCTCCTGCGCCACGCGGGCTCTCCCCACCGCGCCCGAGCCTTGCTCATCGCGGAGTCCCGGCGCGACGCCACGCCCTGGTACTACTATACGTTGCTCTCCGCACTGGAGCAGGAGCTGGGCCGCATGGACGAGGCGCATCGCTGGTCCGCCGAGGCACGCAAGAGTGCGTCCGGGCGTGCGACGCGGCTCCAGTGGATGGCGAACGACATCGCCTTGAACGCGGAGCGCTCGGGAGCGGATCAGCGGGCATACCTCCTCGCGCTCGTCGACCAGTACTACACGCTCGCCACGCAGCTCGATGATGGCTTCTCGGGGCGCAACAGATCCCGCGCGGAGCAGGTCGCGCGCGCGCTCGCACCGCACAAGCAGGATCGGGACGTCATCACCATGCTCGCCCGCCACCGGCCTCGCTGCTCCACGCTGCCGGAGGAGCGACGGGCCTTCTGCGAGCGCCATTTCGACGCCCTTCGCTGA
- a CDS encoding NAD(P)/FAD-dependent oxidoreductase, whose translation MKRHRHHEVVIAGGGPAGAAAAIVLARAGRDVLLVDAAAEGAFRVGEALPPAARPLLRDLGVLERVEADGHLRCHGNVSAWGDVALRGTDFLFGVNGAGWHVDRARFDASLRVAARDVGAEVLGRARIGDVERAPGGGFALRVVEGEEALTLSCDALIDATGRSSAVARRLGASRSQEDALVAFFVRFRSRGEAMWGASTLADRDGRTLIEAERAGWWYSARVPSGERVVAFLTDPDLADRKVLLSEEGFGARVRETRAVQEVLARHGYVMGGRPRGIDAGSARLDRFGGEGWLAVGDAALSFDPLSSQGMMNALYTGLRAGEALLAWRSGDGGGVARYLARLEAIHAAYRENLALFYGQERRWVGGAFWQRRVRMSP comes from the coding sequence GTGAAGCGCCATCGACATCACGAGGTGGTGATCGCGGGTGGAGGGCCGGCGGGGGCGGCTGCGGCCATCGTGCTCGCCAGGGCGGGGAGGGACGTGCTCCTGGTGGATGCGGCTGCGGAGGGGGCGTTCCGCGTGGGCGAGGCGCTGCCTCCCGCGGCGCGGCCGCTGCTTCGTGATCTGGGGGTGCTGGAGCGCGTCGAGGCCGACGGGCATCTGCGCTGTCACGGGAACGTGTCGGCGTGGGGAGACGTGGCGCTGCGAGGGACCGACTTCCTGTTCGGCGTGAATGGCGCCGGCTGGCACGTGGATCGGGCCCGGTTCGATGCGTCGCTGCGGGTTGCGGCGCGCGACGTCGGGGCGGAGGTGCTCGGGAGGGCACGGATCGGTGATGTGGAGCGGGCGCCTGGAGGTGGGTTCGCGCTGCGGGTCGTCGAGGGCGAGGAGGCGCTCACGCTGTCGTGCGACGCGCTGATCGATGCCACGGGGAGGTCGAGCGCGGTCGCGCGGCGGCTGGGCGCATCGCGGTCGCAGGAGGATGCGCTGGTGGCGTTCTTCGTGCGCTTCCGGTCACGGGGCGAGGCCATGTGGGGGGCGTCGACGCTGGCGGATCGGGACGGGCGCACGCTGATCGAGGCGGAGCGAGCCGGGTGGTGGTACTCGGCGCGGGTGCCGTCAGGGGAGCGGGTGGTGGCCTTTCTGACGGATCCGGATCTGGCGGACCGGAAAGTCCTGCTGTCCGAGGAGGGGTTCGGTGCGCGGGTCCGCGAGACGAGGGCCGTGCAGGAGGTGCTGGCGCGGCATGGGTACGTGATGGGTGGGCGTCCACGCGGGATCGATGCGGGGAGCGCGCGCCTGGATCGCTTCGGAGGGGAAGGATGGCTGGCGGTGGGCGATGCCGCGCTGTCGTTCGACCCGCTCTCGTCGCAGGGAATGATGAACGCGCTCTACACGGGGCTACGGGCGGGGGAGGCCTTGCTCGCGTGGCGCTCGGGTGATGGTGGAGGCGTCGCGCGGTACCTGGCGCGGCTGGAGGCCATTCACGCCGCGTACCGGGAGAACCTGGCGCTGTTCTACGGGCAGGAGCGGCGCTGGGTGGGAGGGGCGTTCTGGCAGCGGCGTGTGCGCATGTCGCCGTGA
- a CDS encoding TerB N-terminal domain-containing protein, which translates to MALSAWIDSRRRPAEIQALSPDPSEASPDVSEKPTEADAPPSATWIPPGGAELTIAEQRIASGMIYVGAHLPPVAEPCDVEPALIDPRLPVEGGRAARLEETMTCWPAYRELSPQHRAEYLGWLARGRREPDIDIGYVFLFFYGLERRLLHDARHAPVGEVERAALEAEILALHECYARSASFRGYASGLLGAMWMGEETPVYARLPPPEEPRAGELPLLLRLGLGQLLRDGVPVPAAWALSWALGDPEGWPASLATVGRCPDALRERFHARYAETFGSGIVRRPEGRELIVHYRPASASFGGGLVLAAPGVPDVAPIREPVKRLRRLLERCMAELEPASLRPDLDR; encoded by the coding sequence GTGGCCCTGAGCGCGTGGATCGACTCGCGGCGTCGCCCCGCGGAGATCCAAGCTCTCTCTCCTGACCCGTCCGAAGCGTCTCCCGATGTTTCGGAGAAGCCCACCGAGGCCGACGCCCCGCCCTCGGCCACCTGGATTCCGCCCGGCGGTGCCGAGCTGACGATTGCGGAACAGCGCATCGCGAGCGGCATGATCTACGTCGGTGCCCACCTTCCTCCCGTCGCCGAGCCTTGCGATGTGGAGCCTGCGCTGATCGACCCTCGCTTGCCCGTCGAGGGGGGTCGCGCCGCGCGCCTCGAAGAGACCATGACGTGCTGGCCTGCCTACCGCGAGCTGTCACCGCAGCACCGCGCGGAGTACCTGGGCTGGCTGGCCAGGGGCCGGCGCGAGCCGGACATCGATATCGGCTACGTCTTTCTGTTCTTCTATGGGCTGGAGCGTCGCTTGCTCCACGACGCGCGGCATGCGCCCGTCGGCGAGGTGGAGCGCGCGGCCCTCGAAGCCGAGATCCTGGCCTTGCACGAGTGCTACGCGCGGAGTGCGTCGTTCCGAGGGTACGCCTCCGGGTTGCTCGGAGCGATGTGGATGGGTGAAGAGACGCCCGTCTACGCGCGCCTTCCACCCCCCGAAGAGCCGCGCGCGGGTGAGCTCCCGCTTCTGCTTCGGCTCGGCCTCGGCCAGCTCCTCCGCGACGGCGTGCCGGTGCCGGCGGCGTGGGCGCTCTCGTGGGCGCTCGGTGATCCCGAGGGGTGGCCGGCCTCTCTGGCCACCGTGGGGCGATGTCCCGATGCGTTGCGCGAGCGGTTCCACGCGCGCTACGCGGAGACCTTCGGCTCCGGCATCGTGCGCAGGCCGGAGGGACGGGAGCTGATCGTTCACTACCGCCCCGCGAGCGCTTCGTTCGGTGGTGGCCTCGTCCTCGCCGCCCCCGGGGTCCCCGACGTCGCGCCGATCCGCGAACCCGTGAAGCGGCTGAGGCGGCTGCTCGAGCGGTGCATGGCGGAGCTGGAACCTGCCTCACTGCGCCCGGATCTGGACCGCTGA
- a CDS encoding VOC family protein — protein sequence MEERLAIHHLAVVVRDLGRAEAFYVDALGLPLLKRWEDEAGAPRSIWVELGGGAFLAIERAALEGPRREDAAPGFHCMALGIQPELREVWRERLKVAGFPVERESPFTLYVRDPEGNLVGLSHHPHRAGAPRDG from the coding sequence ATGGAAGAACGGCTCGCCATCCATCACCTCGCCGTGGTCGTCCGAGATCTGGGACGCGCGGAGGCGTTCTACGTCGATGCGCTCGGCCTCCCTTTGCTGAAGCGATGGGAGGATGAAGCGGGCGCACCTCGCTCGATCTGGGTCGAGCTTGGTGGCGGAGCGTTCCTGGCCATCGAGCGCGCGGCGCTGGAAGGGCCGAGACGGGAAGATGCGGCGCCAGGCTTTCACTGCATGGCGCTCGGCATCCAGCCCGAGCTGCGCGAGGTGTGGCGAGAGCGGCTGAAGGTGGCTGGCTTCCCCGTGGAGAGGGAGAGCCCCTTCACGCTCTACGTGCGGGATCCGGAGGGGAATCTGGTGGGTCTCAGCCACCATCCCCATCGCGCGGGAGCCCCGCGCGACGGGTGA
- a CDS encoding S9 family peptidase has product MRSKLAWLALLPVLTPACSPPAVTPAPRDAASPPTSKEAPRAPSDRPAILGPEASAITFDRLAKFSEPGWHVPRGVAYSPDGKLLTYLASEAKDDQMALFAFDLQTKSSKVLLRASDLVKEEKPLSREEELRRERQRKKIVGVTQYGWARRAPVMLVPHGGDVFVRAESGAITRLTETPSPEIDPQICEGGEKVGFVRDGELFIIDVATRRETQLTKGAPAGVTRGLSDYVAQEEFDEPSGFWLSPDCTRLAYLEVDERQVGLHPIVGFRGGQPDLMQQRYPEAGGRNPQVRAGILDLKTRRTSWLTWPKGKEAEERYLVRFTWSPDSKSLWFQSLDREQKHLALLRADAATGATSEVLGQSSKTWIDPGELRFLERSPRFLWTTAVDGHDHLSLHEVGTGARVAQLTSGSWDVNAIKGVDEEKGQVLFTGSRDTPLENHLYVVPLAGGEPKRLTTEHSDHAVAVSRNGSGWTDMHSAVDRPPQVEIRAADGSLLGALPTPEDPEIKALRIRAPELITVRGPSGDTLHGALLKPRAVEDGKRYPVIVMVYGGPGVQTIRNGWYPRLLWQHLADRGFGVFALDNRGSSGRGPAFASTLYGRLGEVELADQLAGVGYLRSLSWVNPDRIGVYGHSYGGYMSILSMLKAPDHFRVGVAGAPVTDWRLYDTGYTERFMGLPAKNADGYKASSLIPLAPNLQGKLLLVHALMDENVHFQNSAELIDALVAADRTFDLLVLPGERHGYRTPASKRYVNRRVVDYFIEHL; this is encoded by the coding sequence ATGCGCTCGAAGCTGGCCTGGCTCGCCCTCCTGCCCGTGCTGACCCCTGCATGCTCACCGCCCGCGGTGACGCCGGCTCCGCGCGACGCAGCCTCCCCACCCACCTCGAAGGAAGCGCCCCGCGCGCCCTCGGATCGGCCCGCCATCCTGGGCCCCGAGGCCAGCGCCATCACCTTCGATCGGCTGGCAAAGTTCAGCGAGCCGGGCTGGCATGTCCCCCGAGGCGTCGCGTACTCGCCCGACGGCAAGCTGCTCACCTACCTCGCGAGCGAAGCGAAGGACGATCAGATGGCGCTCTTCGCCTTCGATCTCCAGACGAAGAGCTCCAAGGTGCTCCTCCGCGCGAGCGACCTGGTGAAAGAAGAGAAGCCCCTCTCCCGTGAGGAGGAGCTGCGCCGCGAGCGACAGCGCAAGAAGATCGTCGGCGTGACGCAGTACGGGTGGGCCCGTCGCGCTCCCGTCATGCTCGTCCCGCACGGCGGCGATGTCTTCGTACGCGCCGAGAGCGGCGCGATCACCCGCCTCACCGAGACGCCGTCCCCCGAGATCGATCCGCAGATCTGCGAGGGGGGCGAGAAGGTCGGCTTCGTGCGCGACGGCGAGCTGTTCATCATCGACGTGGCCACGCGCCGCGAGACGCAGCTCACCAAGGGAGCACCGGCCGGTGTCACCCGAGGTCTGAGCGACTACGTGGCCCAGGAGGAGTTCGATGAGCCGAGCGGCTTCTGGCTCTCACCCGACTGCACGCGCCTCGCCTACCTGGAGGTCGACGAACGCCAGGTCGGCCTCCACCCGATCGTCGGCTTTCGCGGCGGCCAGCCCGATCTGATGCAGCAGCGCTACCCCGAGGCCGGAGGGAGGAATCCCCAGGTCCGCGCAGGGATCCTCGACCTCAAGACGCGCCGCACGAGCTGGCTCACCTGGCCCAAGGGCAAGGAAGCCGAGGAGCGCTACCTGGTGCGCTTCACCTGGAGCCCGGACAGCAAATCCCTCTGGTTCCAGTCGCTCGACCGGGAGCAGAAGCACCTCGCGCTGCTCCGCGCCGACGCCGCGACCGGGGCCACCTCGGAGGTGCTGGGGCAGAGCTCGAAGACCTGGATCGATCCCGGGGAGCTGCGCTTCCTGGAGCGCTCGCCTCGCTTCCTCTGGACGACCGCCGTCGACGGTCACGATCACCTCTCCCTGCACGAGGTCGGGACCGGTGCGCGCGTCGCGCAGCTCACCTCCGGGAGCTGGGACGTGAACGCCATCAAGGGCGTGGATGAAGAGAAAGGCCAGGTGCTGTTCACCGGCTCGCGCGACACCCCGCTCGAGAACCACCTCTATGTGGTCCCCCTGGCCGGCGGCGAACCGAAGCGCCTCACCACCGAGCACAGCGACCACGCGGTGGCCGTCAGCCGGAATGGCTCGGGGTGGACCGACATGCACTCCGCCGTGGATCGTCCCCCCCAGGTCGAGATCCGGGCAGCCGATGGTTCCCTGCTCGGCGCGCTCCCTACCCCCGAAGATCCGGAGATCAAGGCGCTCCGCATCCGCGCGCCAGAGCTCATCACCGTGCGTGGCCCCAGCGGCGACACGCTGCACGGCGCCCTGTTGAAGCCTCGGGCCGTCGAAGACGGCAAGCGATACCCCGTGATCGTCATGGTCTATGGCGGCCCGGGGGTGCAGACCATCCGCAACGGCTGGTATCCACGCCTGCTCTGGCAGCACCTGGCTGACCGCGGCTTCGGCGTCTTCGCGCTGGACAACCGGGGCTCGTCGGGGCGCGGCCCCGCGTTCGCGAGCACCCTGTACGGCCGCCTCGGCGAAGTCGAGCTGGCCGACCAGCTCGCAGGGGTCGGCTACCTCCGGTCCCTCTCCTGGGTGAACCCCGACCGCATCGGCGTCTACGGCCACAGCTATGGCGGCTACATGAGCATCCTCTCGATGCTCAAGGCGCCCGACCACTTCCGCGTCGGCGTGGCTGGCGCTCCCGTCACGGACTGGCGGCTCTACGACACGGGGTACACCGAGCGGTTCATGGGCCTCCCCGCAAAGAACGCGGACGGCTACAAGGCCTCCAGCCTCATCCCGCTGGCCCCCAACCTCCAGGGCAAGCTCCTCCTCGTCCACGCCCTCATGGATGAGAACGTCCACTTCCAGAACTCCGCAGAACTCATCGACGCCCTGGTCGCAGCCGACCGCACCTTCGACCTGCTCGTCCTCCCCGGCGAGCGGCACGGCTACCGCACCCCGGCCTCGAAGCGCTACGTGAACCGGCGGGTGGTCGACTACTTCATCGAGCACCTCTGA
- a CDS encoding FmdE family protein: protein MAIGVFARLRAVHVSTVLALLIVSGCAGAPPPSSASIAPGEARHDPTSTASASHQEGGHDEHARSGSAHEATPAGARIDQQLAEVARIHGGAGPWAVAGYRMGRYALERLGLTHQSFDLEVIHHSPRSVQFTCIADGAAAATGASLGKLNLSLVEEADEAAVATTYRRRSTGASITLRPTATFKARFKDVPREQLPAAGRVAMELPETEIFEEQR, encoded by the coding sequence ATGGCCATCGGAGTGTTCGCCCGGCTTCGCGCCGTCCACGTCTCGACGGTGCTCGCGCTGCTCATCGTCTCAGGTTGCGCCGGTGCTCCGCCTCCTTCGTCCGCGTCGATCGCTCCCGGCGAAGCGCGGCATGACCCCACCTCGACGGCGTCTGCCTCGCACCAGGAGGGAGGCCATGACGAGCACGCGCGCTCCGGATCCGCACACGAAGCGACTCCGGCAGGCGCCCGGATCGATCAGCAGCTCGCCGAGGTCGCGCGGATCCATGGCGGCGCCGGCCCCTGGGCGGTCGCAGGCTACCGGATGGGCCGGTATGCCCTGGAGCGGCTCGGCCTCACGCACCAGAGCTTCGACCTGGAGGTCATCCACCACAGCCCCCGCTCGGTGCAGTTCACGTGCATCGCCGATGGCGCTGCGGCCGCCACGGGCGCGAGTCTGGGCAAGCTGAACCTCTCCCTGGTCGAAGAGGCCGACGAGGCCGCCGTGGCCACCACGTACAGGCGCCGCTCCACGGGCGCCTCGATCACGCTCCGCCCCACCGCGACGTTCAAGGCGCGCTTCAAGGATGTCCCGAGAGAGCAGCTCCCCGCGGCAGGGCGCGTGGCCATGGAGTTGCCCGAGACCGAGATCTTCGAAGAGCAGCGCTGA